In Paenibacillus durus, the DNA window ACGGTAACCATACTGCCGGATGAATACGATGGAGCGCCTACGGCCAGAACATAATCCGAATTATGGCTGATTGTAAAAGAGACATAGCCCGCCTGTACATTCAGATTCGTCGCCGCCGGAACCAGCCGCCCTTTCTCCGCATCGAGCAGATAGAGCGTCAAGTTGTCCGCATCGCTGAACCGGCTGCCGGTATTGATATAAATCTCGGCCGGACCGGGCAGCTTGCCGTCATGGGCGAAGGAAATATAGAATGGCTTGACCAGCGAAGAAGCCGCCTTCTTCAATACGGGAGCGGTCTCCGGGAAATCGATGTGGAAGTTGATATCCTCCGGCGTCTCAATCGTTTCCCCTTCAAAGGTCCAGGAGTAGAGGACATTGCTGCTCTCGTCCAGCTTTTGGAAGATAAGGCGCTCTTTCTTCTCCTTGGCCCCTTCCATCGCGGCTTTACCTGTCGGTATACCCGTGTCGGTTAAGGTAATCATCTTCATCGGTCCGCGCATGGTTTCCATGCTCTTCGTTTCCGGCTGATCCGCTCCTGAGGCTTCAGCAGTCGGAGCCGCCTGGATTTGTCCACCCACAGCGGACGTTCCGGCAAGCGGCTTCGGAGCCACCGGAGCCAGCGCCTGCATCTTGGAGATGACCTCCTGCTGTTCTTCCTTGCTGATCCCCGATCCCAGAACGGATACGAGCGGGACATAAGGCGCAATGACCGCCACATACGGCTTGGCCGCACTTACGTAGGGCTTGCCTCCGCCGCCATTGCCTGCCGAGAATCCGGTCTGTGCGCTGATCGCGCCGCTGGAGAAAGGAGCATTCCCGCCGCCTGCAATATTGCCGGCCGCACTGCCGCCTGCGGATCCTGGACTTCCCTGGCCTCCAGCCGGGAATGGCGCAACGACGTCAGCCGAAGGTGCAGGCAGAACCGGTGCCGATGAAGGCTGAGGCGCGTTCTGCACATATACGGGCCGGTAAGGCGCGGGCTGCGACCCTGCGGCCGGTGATGCAGCGGTCCCCGACGGCTGCCCGGCCGGAGCCGGACTCGGCGTATACTGCGGAGCATACGCATTCGGAGCCGGGGTGCTCACGCCGGGACTCGGATAGGTGACAACGGCGCCGCCTCCCGTATTATTTACGGGTTCCGCCGCATAGGACGGCTGAGGCGCGTAACTCGGTTCCTCGGCCGGAACAGGATTCACCGGTACGTAAGGATTTGCTTCCGCTGGAGCGGAAGGTCCAGCCTCGGAAGGTGGTTCCGGGTCTGGGTTCGGCTTCGAGCTAGGGGTAACCGGATCCTGGCCCGAACCGCCGCCCGGGTTCTCCGGCTCCGGATCTTGTCCGCCTGTACTTTCTTCCTCAACCGTTACGGAAATCGTCTCCGGCGAAGAAGAGGTATGCTGCCACAGCGTGCCGGTTACCGTTATTGTCGTGGTTCCTGCCGATTTCCCCCTAATCGTGATGGTTCCGCTCGAATAGGAAGCCGATGCGATGAACGGATTGGCGACACTGACGGTCGCGCGGGCTTCTTCCGTCTTTTGGCCTGGTCCGGCGCACTGGCATTGCCCGGTTACCTCATCCCCGCACATCCCGTTGCACTGCTGGGGACAGATGGCCTGTCCGCAGCCGATGACGCCGGTATACGAATCCGGGCTCAGCGTAGCCGAGATGGTTGTGGACGATCCGACCTTGACCTCCGCCGATGTGCTTCCGAGTGAGAGCTGAACCGTTCCCCGGTTAAAATAACCGTAAGCTTCGGGCGTAACGGACAGCGACACCAGCACAGCGAAGGCAAGCAAGATCATTTGGATTCTCCACTTTACTTTGGTTTTCATATATCTCGCTCCTCGTATGATTTCGTTCAGAGATAGCAGGTCCTGAACATGTGAAGGTCCAAGGCCGCCATCCCGCGAACTATTTCAGCTTCAGCGCTTTGACCAGCACAGCCGCCGCTTCCGCGCGTGTCGCCGTATGAAGCGGATCAAAA includes these proteins:
- a CDS encoding pilus assembly protein N-terminal domain-containing protein, which gives rise to MKTKVKWRIQMILLAFAVLVSLSVTPEAYGYFNRGTVQLSLGSTSAEVKVGSSTTISATLSPDSYTGVIGCGQAICPQQCNGMCGDEVTGQCQCAGPGQKTEEARATVSVANPFIASASYSSGTITIRGKSAGTTTITVTGTLWQHTSSSPETISVTVEEESTGGQDPEPENPGGGSGQDPVTPSSKPNPDPEPPSEAGPSAPAEANPYVPVNPVPAEEPSYAPQPSYAAEPVNNTGGGAVVTYPSPGVSTPAPNAYAPQYTPSPAPAGQPSGTAASPAAGSQPAPYRPVYVQNAPQPSSAPVLPAPSADVVAPFPAGGQGSPGSAGGSAAGNIAGGGNAPFSSGAISAQTGFSAGNGGGGKPYVSAAKPYVAVIAPYVPLVSVLGSGISKEEQQEVISKMQALAPVAPKPLAGTSAVGGQIQAAPTAEASGADQPETKSMETMRGPMKMITLTDTGIPTGKAAMEGAKEKKERLIFQKLDESSNVLYSWTFEGETIETPEDINFHIDFPETAPVLKKAASSLVKPFYISFAHDGKLPGPAEIYINTGSRFSDADNLTLYLLDAEKGRLVPAATNLNVQAGYVSFTISHNSDYVLAVGAPSYSSGSMVTVVAVAVLLILAAAAAALILNGMKRRRSFKEAA